The segment CTTCTGTATTTAACATAACTTGAAATTTATCATTAACTGTATTTTTTACTAATTCTATTAAATCTAATATATCCTTTGCAGAAGCATTTCCCTTATTTATTATAAAGCCTGAATGTTTTACAGATACCTCTGCATCTCCTACATGAACCCCTTTAAGTTCAGAATCCTCTATAAGCTTTGCAGCAAAATATCCTTCTGGTCTTTTAAATGTACTTCCTGCTGATGGATACTCTAATGGTTGTTTTTCTTTTCTTCTTCTCATTAAATCATCCATCCTAGATTTTATAGAATCATGATTCCCTCTTTGTAACTTAAATGTAGCTTTAAGAACAATATATCCATTTTTTAGTATTAAACTATTTCTATAACTTAAATTCATCTCTTTCTTAGATATTTCTCTAATTTCTCCATCATTATCAATAATAGTGGCACTTTCTATTACCTGACATATCTCCCCGTTGTAGGCACCCGCATTCATAGCAACTGCTCCTCCTACACTTCCAGGTATTCCATGTGCAAATTCAAGTCCTGTTAAATCATTTTTTAATGCTGCACTTGCAACCATAGAAAGAATTGCTCCACTTTCTGCAATAACCTTAGTTTCTTCCACTAAAATTTTGTTAAGTTTAGTAAAATTTATAACCACCCCTCTAATTCCACCATCTCTTACTAATAAATTAGATCCATTTCCTAATATAAAATATGAAACATTGTACTGTTTGCAAATCTTTATTACATCCCTTATTTTTTCATAACTATTAGGGGTAACAAAAACATCTGCAGGTCCACCTACTCTAAATGAAGTATAGCTTTTCATTAAGACATTATTTTTTATCTCTTCTTTATCTAGAATACTTTCTAATTTTTTATTAATATCCATACTCTGAACCATTAGCTTCTCCTTGACAATTATTATTATGTAATCAATATAAATCCTAATTAATCAAGATTTATATCTTTTAATTTTCCTTTATTTTTCAGATAAGTTATAAGCTTATTCTCATCATTATTTATTATTAATTCTTGTGGCATATCTATGCTATCTAATATTTCCTGAACCTTATCAAAGTTTCCTATAGTAAAACATACATGCGAATCACTTCCTAGTATTATCTTCGCACCATATTTTTTGCAAAGTTTTGCAATTTCAGTACAGTTAGGTATACTTCCTATACGAGATGTCTTAAAAGAACTATTATTTATCTCTATTAAGATATTTTTTTCTTTTGCCTTTTTAATAATTTCTTCTGCGTGTATAGGAAATGCTGGATTACCCGGATGTCCTATAATATCAACATATGGATTATCCATAACATTTAAAATAGCTTGTGTATTTTCATCAATAGTTCCTGGTGTAACACAAGGCTCATGTAAACTTGCTATTACTATATCTAAATCTTTAAGAATGTCTTCAGGTAAATCTACATTTCCCTTATAATCAACGACATTAACCTCACATCCATGTAGCATTGTAACACCATATATTTTTCTTGGCAATACCTTATAATTATAAAAATACCATATGTGTGGAGCATGTGGCATTTTAGGTCCATGCTCAGTAGTTCCTAATACCTTTAATCCTATTTCACAAGCATATTTGGCATTTTCTAACAATGTCGTATATGCATGCCCACTAGCTATTGTATGTGTATGTACATCTAAAGTATATTTCATTAATACCATCCCTCTCTAATAATTGTGCTTATGAAAATAATCTATTATGCTTTTAGCTGCTTTTTCATTTATAGAATCAGTACTTAACAATTCATCATATGAAGCTTTTTTTATATTATCTATACTTCCAAACTTTTGCAACAACTTTTTTCTTCTTTTAATACCTATATTGGGTATATCTTCTAATATAGAATGAAGAACTCTTTTATTTCTAAGACTTCTATGATATGTTATAGCAAACCTATGCACTTCATCTTGTATTCTAGTAATTAATTGCATAATTTTATTATTACTCTTTATATTTATTTCCCTATTATTATATACCAAACCCCTAGTTTTGTGTTTATCATCTTTAACCATACCACAAACCGGTATAGTTATATTTAGATCTCTTAATACTCCTAAAGCTATATTTACCTGCCCTTTTCCACCATCCATCAAAATCAGATCCGGAAATATACTAAACTTTGCTCCACTTAACATAAGATTTCTTTTTTGTATTTCTCTTATCTCTTCTAAGCCATGTTTAAATCTTCTTGTGAGTATCTCTTTCATACTATCATAATCATTAGCTCCCTTAACAGTTTTTATTTTGAATCTTCTATAATCACTGTTTTTAGGTTTTCCATCTTCAAAAACTATCATTGTACCTACTGAATCTACACCTTGTATATTTGAAATATCATATGCTTCCATTCTATTTGGTATATCTTCTAATCCTAATAAACTTTGAAGTTCTTTTAATATATTGCTATGAAGTTCCTTATCAACTTTTATTTTTAATTTAAATTGCTCAAGAGTGTTTTTAGCATTACTTTCAACTAAATCTAATAGTTTCTTTTTCTCCCCTTTTAAAGGAATTTTTATAGAAACTTTAGAACCTTTTTTGGAAGAAAGCCAGTTTTCTAAAAGTTCTACATCTATTATATCCGGTACATATATATTTTTAGGTACAAATGCTGTACCACCATAAAAATCTTTTATAAAATTTGATATTATATCTTTTTTTTCTTCAAATATTCCTTCATCTAAAATAAAATGTTCTCTACCTATTATTTTGCCGTATCTTATAAAGAAAATTTGAGCACACCAATCAGATTCATCACTATATATATTTATAAAATCTTCATTATCAAAATTACTAGCAATTATCTTTTGTCTTTCTCTTATCTTTTCAACAGCTAATATTTTATCCCTTATAGTTGCTGCCTTTTCAAATTCTAACTTTTCTGATGCTTCTTTCATTTTTTCTTTTAATTCATAAATTACCTCATTATCTTTTCCATTTAAAAGATCAATAACTTTTTTTATTGTTTTACCATATTGATCTTTACTTACATATCCAGCACAAGGCGCCGTACACAATTTTATATGATAATTTAAACAAGGTTTTATAGGTTCTGAATCACTTTTAATATATAATCTACAGTTTCTAATTGGGAAAACTTTTTTTATAAGCTCTAAAGTCTCATAAATAGCGGAAGTTTCTGGATAAGGTCCAAAATACTTAGCACCATCTTTTGCTCTAATTCTAGTAACAAAAATTCTTGGAAAATCTTCATTTACTGTAATTTTAATAAAAGGATAATGTTTATCATCTTTAAGCAAAATATTATACCTTGGTCTATACTTTTTTATTAAATTACATTCTAAAATTAACGCTTCCATTTCCGAGTCTGTAATAATATATTCAAATTCTGCTATATTTTTTACCATAGCTCTAACTTTACTACTATAATTCTTAGAATTTTGAAAATACTGGCGCACCCTATTTTTTAGTACTTTAGCTTTTCCTACATATATAACCTCTCCTAATGAATTTATCATGAGATATACACCTGGTTTATCTGGTATTATCTTTAATTGGTATTCAAAATCAAACATATTAAAATACCTCTTTTCTATTAAAAAATTCCTGGCAATCTATATATTATGTATACTAATGAAACTATTATTAAAAACTCTTCTAAATCATTACCTCTTTTAGAATTAACATTGTATGTAAAAGGCATTTTATACTTTTTATTTATAAACGGGTAAAATAAAGGAATTCCCATTTTAGTCATCATATCACAAAATAGATGCATCCCATAACCAATTACGAAATAATAAGCACTCGCCGGTATTGCATAACACTTTCCTATATAACTTGCTATTATTGTAAATATAACTAATCCTATCAAACTATGTGTAAGTCCATTTCTGTGAGAAGACACTGCTACAAATATCAATGCCACACCTATAGCCTTTAACACAGGGGATTTAATATACATATAATCAAAATATAATACAATCATTGATAACGCTATATATATTACCATTTTTGTTTTCTTATTTTTAAATGGAAGTATATATTTATTTATCATACTTTTGGGATGGTCTATATCTGGTAATAATGATGCAATTCCTACAATTATTATCCCTAGATAACTAAATCCTCCCGGAACCTTATCATACACCGACATAAAAGTTGCCATACCCATAGCCGCATGAGTTTTTCCTTTCATATTTTCTCCTCTGCATCCTTTATTCTATATAATATAAAAAAGTCAAGATTTAAACTTTCTTGACTTTATTATATCATTTATTTTATTTTCCACGTAATGCTTCTCTTATTACTTTACCTGCAATCTCAGTAGATACTCCTCCACCGACTCCACCATTTTCCACAATTACAGCAATTGCTACTTGTGGATTTTCATAAGGTGCAAATCCAATAAACCATGAATGTGGTTTTTCATTAGGTTTACCTGTATCAGCTGTTCCTGTTTTACCACATACTTGAATTGAATCTAATGCAGCAGCACCAGCTGTTCCTTGACTTACTGTATCCCTCATATACTTTTTCACAAGTCCTGCATTTTCACTAGTTGTAACTGTATTTAAGCTCTCTATCTTTATCTTTTTTATGCTATCTCCTGATGGATTTAAAACCTCACTTACTAAATGTGGTTTCATAACAACTCCATTATTAGCTACTGTTGATGCAACTAGTGCCATTTGTATTGGAGATGCAAGTACAGCGCCTTGACCTATAGCACTTTGTGCCATATTACCTTTTTCGTAAGATTTTAATTCTGGAAATTTACTCTTCTTCGCCGTAAATCCATCACTAGGTATAATACTATTAAAATACATTTTTTCAGCTGTACCTTTTAAAGCACTATTCCCTAATTCTATACCAAGTCCACCAAAAACTACATTACTAGACTTTACAAGTGCTTCTCCTAAATTTAAGCTTCCATAAACATGACCATTATAGTTTTTCAATGATTGTCTAGCATTGAAAACTAAAGCTCCATTATCCTCAAATGTTCTGTTTGTTACATTTCTTATATTATCTAATGCACTTATTGTTGTTAATACTTTAAATGTTGAACCTGGAGGATATAGACCTTGTATAGCTCTATTATATAAAGGTATATCCTTATCACTATTAATTTTTTTCCAATTTTCTTCAAGATTATTAGGATTATATGAAGGTTTTGATACCATTGCTAACACTTCTCCTGTTTTAGGATCTAATGCTACAACAGATCCTTTATTTTCTCCTAATAATTCATACGCTTTTTGTTGAAGTTTATAATCTAATGTTGTTCTAATATTATATCCAATTTTTTCTTCTTCCTTCATTGAAGTAAGAAATTTCTTTAAATCCATAGTTTCTGTACCTGTAAGAACTGAATCATACTGTTTTTCAAGACCTGTTATTCCAAACTTAGGATGAACATATCCTAATACTTGTGCAAAAGTTTCTCCACCAGTATAAGTTCTTTTTTGATTAAGAGTACTTACCTTTTTAGTTTCAGTTAAGGCTTTCATATTTCTATCATAAATAGTACCTCTTAGTACAGAATTTCTTTCTGCTTGTATTCTAGCATTATAACGACTTTTTACAATCTCATCTGCCTTAAACACATGAAAATATGTTATATAAGATATTAGTGAAATAAAACATAGCAAGAAAGCTGCAAGAACCATCTTTACATTTTTAGAAATATCATTCAATTGCTGTTCCCTCCTCTGAAATCTTTTGAAGTATACCTAATGCAAAGAAAGTAGTTACCATAGAACTTCCTCCATAGCTTATCAAAGGTAAAGTTATCCCTGTTAATGGAATCATGTTTACAACTCCACCAACTATAACCAACACTTGAGTGGCTATCATTGCACTGTATCCAACAGCAAGTAATGCCGAAAATTTATCATCTATATAGACGGCAGCTCTCATACATCTATAAAATAATAAGAAATATAGTATTATAACCCCAAAGGCCATAATTCCACCCATTTCTTCGCTTAAAACCGCAAAAATAAAGTCACTTTCTCTAACAGGAATAAATCCAGGATGTCCTTGTCCAAGTCCTGTTCCAAACAATCCACCTGATGCTATAGCTATCATAGATTGAACAACTTGCATTCCTTCACCAGTAGGATCAGCCCATACATTTCTCCATATAGATACTCTGACTCTTACATGACCAAACATTTTATAACTCATAACTGACCCTAATGCGGACAATCCTAAACAAGCAGCTACATATTTAAATTTAGATGTAGCTATGTAAAGCATAGTAACTGACATTCCAAAAAATATTAATGCAGAACCTAAATCTCTTTGTAATACCATAAATCCTAGACATATCATAACTACTGCAGCTGGTTTTATTAAATCTTTATAATTTTTATATTTTCTTAATGCCGATGCTAAATAAGCTACTAAAAATATTTTTCCGAATTCCGATGGCTGAAAAACAATTCCACCTATGGATATCCAGTTTCTAGCTCCATGAGTTCTTCCACCTAAAAGCGAACCCATTGCCATTAAAATTATAGTAAATACTAAATATACATATTTGTATTTAGCAAATCTTTTTAAATCTGGTAATAAAACTACTATCATTATGAAACATACCATACCTACGGTAAACCATATAATTTGTCTTATAGCATAATCAACTTTTAATCTATACAACAGAACTATTCCGATAATGGTAAGTATACTTGCAAAAATCTGTATATACTTATCTCCATCTGGGAAGAATTTTCTAATAACAAAGTGAGCATAAGCTATAAGTACACATACTATCAATCCAATAATTATTGCGTTTTTATCAAAATTTTCTTTAGGCCAATGTAAAATACCTAAATTAAGAAAACAAAGCAAACAAAAAATATAGGTAAATCTTAAAAGTTTCTTTTCATCACGCCTACTGTTCATAACGCTATTCACCAATCTTTCTAACCAATAACTTTAAATACATACTCGCCAATTATAATTTCATCATCTACTTTTAAATCCATAGTCTTTTCTAATTTTTCATTGTTGAGTAATGTACCATTTGTACTATTTAAATCTTTTATATAATAGTTATCATTTTTTACAAAAGCTACTGCATGATTTCCTGAAACATACTGATCATGTAACACTAACATATTATCTTCTTTTCTTCCTATGGTTAGTTTAGTGTGTATCGGTATTACAGATCCAACCTTTAAGTTTGAACTGTCGTCTCCTA is part of the Clostridium botulinum genome and harbors:
- a CDS encoding phosphatase, whose product is MKYTLDVHTHTIASGHAYTTLLENAKYACEIGLKVLGTTEHGPKMPHAPHIWYFYNYKVLPRKIYGVTMLHGCEVNVVDYKGNVDLPEDILKDLDIVIASLHEPCVTPGTIDENTQAILNVMDNPYVDIIGHPGNPAFPIHAEEIIKKAKEKNILIEINNSSFKTSRIGSIPNCTEIAKLCKKYGAKIILGSDSHVCFTIGNFDKVQEILDSIDMPQELIINNDENKLITYLKNKGKLKDINLD
- the uvrC gene encoding excinuclease ABC subunit UvrC, with protein sequence MFDFEYQLKIIPDKPGVYLMINSLGEVIYVGKAKVLKNRVRQYFQNSKNYSSKVRAMVKNIAEFEYIITDSEMEALILECNLIKKYRPRYNILLKDDKHYPFIKITVNEDFPRIFVTRIRAKDGAKYFGPYPETSAIYETLELIKKVFPIRNCRLYIKSDSEPIKPCLNYHIKLCTAPCAGYVSKDQYGKTIKKVIDLLNGKDNEVIYELKEKMKEASEKLEFEKAATIRDKILAVEKIRERQKIIASNFDNEDFINIYSDESDWCAQIFFIRYGKIIGREHFILDEGIFEEKKDIISNFIKDFYGGTAFVPKNIYVPDIIDVELLENWLSSKKGSKVSIKIPLKGEKKKLLDLVESNAKNTLEQFKLKIKVDKELHSNILKELQSLLGLEDIPNRMEAYDISNIQGVDSVGTMIVFEDGKPKNSDYRRFKIKTVKGANDYDSMKEILTRRFKHGLEEIREIQKRNLMLSGAKFSIFPDLILMDGGKGQVNIALGVLRDLNITIPVCGMVKDDKHKTRGLVYNNREINIKSNNKIMQLITRIQDEVHRFAITYHRSLRNKRVLHSILEDIPNIGIKRRKKLLQKFGSIDNIKKASYDELLSTDSINEKAAKSIIDYFHKHNY
- a CDS encoding peptidoglycan D,D-transpeptidase FtsI family protein; translation: MNDISKNVKMVLAAFLLCFISLISYITYFHVFKADEIVKSRYNARIQAERNSVLRGTIYDRNMKALTETKKVSTLNQKRTYTGGETFAQVLGYVHPKFGITGLEKQYDSVLTGTETMDLKKFLTSMKEEEKIGYNIRTTLDYKLQQKAYELLGENKGSVVALDPKTGEVLAMVSKPSYNPNNLEENWKKINSDKDIPLYNRAIQGLYPPGSTFKVLTTISALDNIRNVTNRTFEDNGALVFNARQSLKNYNGHVYGSLNLGEALVKSSNVVFGGLGIELGNSALKGTAEKMYFNSIIPSDGFTAKKSKFPELKSYEKGNMAQSAIGQGAVLASPIQMALVASTVANNGVVMKPHLVSEVLNPSGDSIKKIKIESLNTVTTSENAGLVKKYMRDTVSQGTAGAAALDSIQVCGKTGTADTGKPNEKPHSWFIGFAPYENPQVAIAVIVENGGVGGGVSTEIAGKVIREALRGK
- a CDS encoding FHA domain-containing protein codes for the protein MPLIRIIFKVLIIIVIYIIIVMALRIMYKDIKGGNKRKKVSKHLGLEVMRVGDDSSNLKVGSVIPIHTKLTIGRKEDNMLVLHDQYVSGNHAVAFVKNDNYYIKDLNSTNGTLLNNEKLEKTMDLKVDDEIIIGEYVFKVIG
- a CDS encoding FtsW/RodA/SpoVE family cell cycle protein; this translates as MNSRRDEKKLLRFTYIFCLLCFLNLGILHWPKENFDKNAIIIGLIVCVLIAYAHFVIRKFFPDGDKYIQIFASILTIIGIVLLYRLKVDYAIRQIIWFTVGMVCFIMIVVLLPDLKRFAKYKYVYLVFTIILMAMGSLLGGRTHGARNWISIGGIVFQPSEFGKIFLVAYLASALRKYKNYKDLIKPAAVVMICLGFMVLQRDLGSALIFFGMSVTMLYIATSKFKYVAACLGLSALGSVMSYKMFGHVRVRVSIWRNVWADPTGEGMQVVQSMIAIASGGLFGTGLGQGHPGFIPVRESDFIFAVLSEEMGGIMAFGVIILYFLLFYRCMRAAVYIDDKFSALLAVGYSAMIATQVLVIVGGVVNMIPLTGITLPLISYGGSSMVTTFFALGILQKISEEGTAIE
- the murB gene encoding UDP-N-acetylmuramate dehydrogenase; translated protein: MVQSMDINKKLESILDKEEIKNNVLMKSYTSFRVGGPADVFVTPNSYEKIRDVIKICKQYNVSYFILGNGSNLLVRDGGIRGVVINFTKLNKILVEETKVIAESGAILSMVASAALKNDLTGLEFAHGIPGSVGGAVAMNAGAYNGEICQVIESATIIDNDGEIREISKKEMNLSYRNSLILKNGYIVLKATFKLQRGNHDSIKSRMDDLMRRRKEKQPLEYPSAGSTFKRPEGYFAAKLIEDSELKGVHVGDAEVSVKHSGFIINKGNASAKDILDLIELVKNTVNDKFQVMLNTEVRIVGEDETN
- a CDS encoding metal-dependent hydrolase, with amino-acid sequence MKGKTHAAMGMATFMSVYDKVPGGFSYLGIIIVGIASLLPDIDHPKSMINKYILPFKNKKTKMVIYIALSMIVLYFDYMYIKSPVLKAIGVALIFVAVSSHRNGLTHSLIGLVIFTIIASYIGKCYAIPASAYYFVIGYGMHLFCDMMTKMGIPLFYPFINKKYKMPFTYNVNSKRGNDLEEFLIIVSLVYIIYRLPGIF